Part of the Nicotiana sylvestris chromosome 2, ASM39365v2, whole genome shotgun sequence genome, TCTCTATCCCACCATAACGTatggccccaccagagttgaaagaattgaaagaacagttgcaagacctgcttgataaaggctttatttgacctagtgtctcgccttggggtgcgccagtgttgtttgttaagaagaaggatggatcgatgaggatgtgcatatgTTATCGGCAGCTGAACAAGGTTattatcaagaacaagtatccattgccgaggatcgatgatttgtttgatcagcttcagggtgccaaagtgtttccGAAGATTGATTTAAGATCTGGCtcccatcagttgaggattagggcatccgatgtccctaagacagctttccgcactcagtacgagcgttatgagttcctggtgatgtcatttgggtggacaatgccccagcagcttttatggatttgatgaactgagtgttcaatcattatttggattccttcgtgattgtctttattgatgatattttgatctattcccgcagctgggaggatcatgagcagcatcttcgagtcgttcttcgGACTTTGAGAGACAGTTAGTTATAtgttaagttttcaaaatgtgagttttggttgagtccAGTTGCGTTCTTGGATCATGttatatcagcagagggtattcaggtggatcctaagaagattgcagCAGTCAaagactggcctagacccatatcagctacaaagatccggagtttcttgggtttggcaggctattaccgtcagtttgtggaggggttttcatctattgcagccttgATGACCATGTTGatctagaagggtgcccagttcaggtggtcggacgagtgtgagacgagctttcagaagctcaagacagctttgactacggtgcttgtgttggttttgcccacgggCTCAGGGCCATATACGGCATATTGTGacacatctcgtattggacttggtgtagtgttgatgcagaatggcaaggttattgcatatgcttcgcggcagttgaaaaTCTACAAGAAGAATTattcagttcatgatttggagctagcagccattgttcacgcgttgaaaatttggaggcattatttatacggcgtgtcatgtgagttgttcacagatcacaagagtttgcaatacttgttcaagagAAGAAGCTAAATTTGAggaagaggaggtggttggagctgttgaaagactatgatatcaccatcttgtatcatccggggaaggccaatgttgtggctgATGCTTTAAGtaagaagtcagccagtatgggtagtcttgcgtatattccggttgGTGAGAAACCTCTTGCTTTGGATGtccaggctttagccaatcagttcgtgaggttggatgtttttgagcccagccgtgtgctagcttgcacagtcactcgttcttcattatttgagtgtatccgagatcggcagtatgatgatccttatttgcttgtccttagggatacGGTGCGGCAtgggggtgccaagcaggttatagtcggagatgatggagttttgagaatgCAGGTTGTGtttttgtgcctaatgtggatgcacttcatgagttgattctagaggaggcctatagttctcggtattctattcatccgggcgccgctaagatgtatcaggacttgcagtagcattattgatggaggaggatgaagaagaatattgcggcatatgtagctcggtgtttgaattgtcaacaggtaaagtacgagcatcagagacctggcgGTTTGTTCCAGAggattgagattcttgagtggaagtgggagcgtatcattatggactttgttgttggacttccacggactcagaggaagttcgatgcagtgtgggttattgtggatagactaactaagtcagcacatttcattcctatgacagtctcctattcttctgagcggttggcagagatttatatctgggagatcgtttgtcttcatggtgtgcccgtttttatcatttctgatcgaggtacacagtttaccttgcatttctggagagcagttcagcgtgagttgggcatacgggtcgagttgagcacaacatttcatcctcaaacggacggacagtccgagcataccattcaaattttggaggatatgctccaagaatgtgttattgactttggaggttcatgggatcagttctttccattagtAGAGTTTGCTCATAGCAACAGTAgccgagcatccagatggctccctataaggcattatatggtaggcggtgtcggtcgacGATTGGgtagtttgagccgggagaggctcggttgttgggtacagatctagtacaagatgtcttggataaggttaagatcattcaggataggcttcgtacagctaagtccaggcaaaagagttatgccgaccgtaaagTTTGCGAAGTGGCATTCATGATCAGAGAGCGAGTGTTTCTTCgtgtgtcgcccatgaagggtgtgatgagatttgggaagaagggcaagctaagccctagattcattggtccttttgagattcttgatcgagtgggaaaagtggcttacagacttgcatttccGCCGAGTTTGTCAGCTGTGaacctagtgtttcatgtgtccatgcttcagaagtatcacggcgatccatcccacgtgttaaacttcagcactatccagttggacaaggagtTGACATATGagaaggagccggtagctattctagaccggcaggttcgtcagttgagatcgaagaatttcccttcagttcatgtgcagtggagaggtcagcctgttgaggcagcgacctgggagtccgagtctgatatgcagagccgttatcctcatcttttcaccgactcaggtacttttctatgtccgtttgaggacgaaaggttgttttagaggtggagaatgtgatgatcctaaaggtcatcttttgttttagaagtcaaatctgcgtcccgaggccttgaaaacctctttttgGTCATAAAAAAAATTGGTTAAAGTTgatttggtcaacattcttggaaaacagacccggacccgtaatttgacggtcccttagggtccgtaataaaatatggaacttggacGTATGtctgaaatcgaattccgaggtcccaagcccgagaaaagaaatttttttaaagaaaattatttgctggaaaatataaaggcttgtAGAAGTGAATTGATacattttcttgatggtatcggtccTGTATCTTGGTTCCGAAGCGcgatacaagtttaaaataataattaagttgaatctgtaaaagttggtaagaatcggaagtggtttggtataaaacggccCTATAGctgagaaaatgaaaatttcaatgttcttggataatttcatgaatttgaggttaaatttgtagttgttaatgttattttgatgatttgatcgcacgagcaagtccatatgatatttttagacttgtgtgcatgatgggtttggagccccaagggctcgggtgacttttggataggccacaaagtgaatttagacttagaaaaatagttGTTGCACGTTCAgtgaagttgcaggtctctgaatcggggttcgcggtccgcggtgacaTTTCGCGACCGCGCTGGGGTCTTTGCTGCTGCGGTGGGATTTTCGCGGCCAGCGGTGGACAAGGCCAAACTTCCGCGGCCGTGCTCGATATTTTGCGGTCCGGGGTGGAGCTTCACGACCGTGGTCAGCGGTGAGGATCTGAGAAGGGTATATATAAACGAGACTTTTcagccattttttatttttcaaaaccctaaaacataggaggcgatttttcaaacactttttctttcccaaaacacaagtaagtgattttaaactcatttctttcactccttaacttctttttacaagatttcatcctagaatctaggtttTCATGGTGGCATTGGGAATTTTAGGTAGAACTTacgaatattgaaatttgggatTTATACCTCAaattggggtcggattccaaaaccaattgtatatccgggctcggaggtgaatggataatcgggttttggtccgaatttcgggtttggaccaagtggtctcggggtcgattttttactttttgtggAAAACaatgaaaaatctattttcatgcattggaattgatttatttagcaatTATTAacgttattaagtaaattgtgactaaatacaagcgaattggaagtggaaccgagaggtaaagtagtagttgaggcttaatcttatccctggattcgaagtaagtgtttggcctaaccttagcttgagagaataggagttgtggtctatttgctatatgtttgtatcgagtacgacgtataggtgtggtgacgagtatctatacgttggtgtcaaacatgcccgtgGGTCTTATATCATGATTTCGTGAATCTATTATGTACCAATCATGCTCAATTGATGATTAGTGATGTTGAACAAAGCTTATGAAAGTTTCTTGGTAATTTGACTGTTGTTGAATATTGACTCAAATTGAAGTTTCATTTTGTAAAGAAattgttgaaacgagattggttatagttgaatcccttgccgggacattattgttgatattgttgctTCCCTTGTTGGgacgtattgtttctattgtttggtgaggaagagtgtaaagcatgaagggtgatgtcgtgtgagagagtgtaaagcacgaagggtgatgacgtgccgaTATGTGAGGAataatgcacgaaaggtgatgtcgtgccatgattatgtgaggtaatgcacgaagggtgatgccgtgtcgtttctattgtttcatatggtgaggacgagagtaaaagcacgagggtgatgtcgtgcacgtgttaccGTTTCATTACTTTTGTTGACTTAGATATGATGTTCACTATGCTCCTTATTAATGCTTCTTTATTGGCTTATTGTTAGAATCTGttgtttccccgcagcatgtccccttcccactTTATTCTGTTGATTTCTGTGACTATGTTTCTGTTTGtacatgatttaactgcacatgtatatatgattgtcgtgtcctagtctcgtcactacttcgccgaagttaggctcgacacttactcagtacatggggtcggttgtactgatactacactctgcattcttttgtgcagatttcggtaccgGACCCGGTGAGTAGTTGAGGTAGCTGCCTTCACTCCAGGGAggccaaggtagatctgctggcgtccgcagagcCTAGAGTCCCCCTTCCCTGCTTTAGTTTTTCTGCTGTCTCTTTCATTCTGAGCACAATTGTATCTTTCTTCCCAGACTAATGGTTGTAGTAAAAATCATAGATGTTCGTAATATTATGACACCGGATTCATGGGTAGACATGTATTGAAGTAGTTGGATTTAATTTACACTTCCGCGCTTTTCTTTTGTTTAGCTATAAT contains:
- the LOC138884894 gene encoding uncharacterized protein, which codes for MVQAPSVPPPAQLARGRGRGVRGGGQAVRGGGQSTRGGVQPPGGRPRNVVQSGGAQPRCYAIPARPEAEASDAFITDLLLLDMVDFDVILGMDWLSPYLAVLDCHAKTVTLDLLGFPQLEWRGTPSHSVSRVVSYIKSQRMVEKGVLTYLAYVRDSSVEVHSMDSVPVVHEFPELNKVIIKNKYPLPRIDDLFDQLQGAKVFPKIDLRSGSHQLRIRASDVPKTAFRTHWEDHEQHLRVVLRTLRDIAFLDHVISAEGIQVDPKKIAAVKDWPRPISATKIRSFLGLAGYYRQFVEGFSSIAALMTISQEFAILVQEKKLNLRKRRWLELLKDYDITILYHPGKANVVADALSKKSASMGSLAYIPVGEKPLALDVQALANQFVRLDVFEPSRVLACTVTRSSLFECIRDRQYDDPYLLVLRDTVRHGGAKQVIVGDDGVLRMQDRLRTAKSRQKSYADRKVCEVAFMIRERVFLRVSPMKGVMRFGKKGKLSPRFIGPFEILDRVGKVAYRLAFPPSLSAVNLVFHVSMLQKYHGDPSHVLNFSTIQLDKELTYEKEPVAILDRQVLDVAVSYNLLLVRPWIHVAKAVPSTLHQMVKFKRDRQEIVVHGEDNVCAHSDAFVPFIEVEDDKGP